AAAGCCGATGTAATGCAAGCGCACTGTCCTTGCCCCCGCTCCATGAAACGATTACTTTTTTCAAATTATCCCTCCTGTTTACCATTGATCTTGGCATACACGCACGTATCGCGCACTTCCTCACCATCGACAGAAAGGTCTTCATTTTTGAAGATACCTTCCAATTCAAACCCGAGCCTTTCTGGAACTGCCTTGCTTCTTACATTTTTGGCATCACAGCGGACCTCCACTCGACGAGCTGCAAGTTCATTAAAAGCAAACTTGGTCACTCCATCCACGGCCTCCGTCACATACCCTTTGCCACTCCAAAGAGTGTTGGCCCAATAGCCGATCTCAAATTTTCGGACATTCCAATCCATGCGGTGAAGTCCTGTAGAACACACAAGGTCTCCGGTTTCTTTGTGAAAGACAAGCAGCCGCAAATCTTCCCGTTTTAGAAAACGAATATGTGATTCACGAATGTTGATTTCCGTTTCTTCTTCTGTCTGGTCCTTTTGAGCAAACGGGAGCCACGGCCTCAGTTCCTTAATAGAAGCCTGGATCGCATGATATACGATTTTTCCATCTCCAGGTCTCGGCATACGGATATGTAAGCGTTCTGTTTCAAATTCATGAGGAAAATCCAGCAATATGGGATTCATAGACTTCGACTCCTTGTTCATAGAATATGAGGAAGAATTTCTCCGATCAGCCCTTCCAGCTGGTGGACACCTAGATCGGCATTTGTCATTACTATAGCACCACGGCCCGCAAAAGGATAGGCGGCCATAAGCGATTGATACCCCGCCCCCCATCCTAAAGACGAGATTTCGAGAAGATCTCCTGATGGATCAATAAATACACCTAGTCCTGTCCATTCAGAACATCCTTGAGAGGTCACCATCTCTTTAGCCGATTCTTGAGGAATTCCTAGTTTTCCTTTACCACTGACAGCCTTCATAACCTCTACTAACAGCTTCGCTAAATCGTCAGAACTCGACCAGAGTCCCGCAGCAGCTGGATAAGGATAAATAGAGAACTTTTCTTCCAGCCTCTTGCCTGATGAATCGTGGCCGCAAGCCATCTTGTCCGTGCATTGTTCAGGGGAACTGGTAATTTGGCTATGGTTCATTTGGAGAGGTGTAAAGATCTTCTGCTCAACCACTGTCTCAAAGGATTCCCCAGTTATCTTCTCAATCATGTACTGCAGGAAGCAGAACCCCGCATCAGTATAGATAAATTTCTCTCCTGGGGATACCTTGGGATAAATTTGCTCCTGGCAATAAACCGTTTTTCCAGCTAATAAGTCATCTATAGCAGGCCGTCCATAACGGCTTTCATATTCGCCGAAACTTTTCGGAGGATCTATAAATCCTGCCTGGTGAGATAAAAGAGAACGAAGGGTGATCGGAGAATAATCCTCGTGATCGTCCCCTTGCAAATAATAGTTCACTTCCTCATCCAGAGATAGAGTCCCTTCACCGACCAGCTTTAATACCAGCATAGCAGCCGTCCATTTGCTCATAGAACAAGCATTAAACAAGGAAGATTCATTCACGTTTCTATCGGTTCCTGCTTCCAGCACACCTTTAACAACTGTTTCTTGGATCATTGCGTTTCTTACCGTGGAAAAACTTAACCCTGGGACTTGAAATTCTCTCATTTTCTTTTCAATGTCTACATCGTTCACCTTTACTCCTCCCCTCTATGAACCTACCATACTAAAAGATCTCAGCATTTTCCATCTTTGCCAGAGTGGATTTCAATGCAGGATTTCGATAGAATCATTATATACTTATTAAAATGTTATGGAGGGAAAAACAATGTCTGAAGGAAAATTTGTGACGGCCATTAATTGTATGGATGGACGAGTCCAGCAGCCCGTCTTCAACTGGATGAAAGAGCGCTTCTCAGCTCCCTATGTAGATATGATCACCGAAGCCGGCCCGAATAAGGTTCTCTTAGAAGGGTCTGATGAGGAAGTCAATGCTATTAAATCAAAGGTAATGATCTCCTATGAAGCCCACGGCTCTGAAGTCATAGCGATTATCGGCCACCACGATTGCGCCGGAAATCCGGTGGATAAAGAAGAAAAAGTTGCCCAAATCCAAAAAGCCGTCGATAAAATCAAATCCTGGGATTTAAACGTAGAAGTACTTGGATTGTATGTGAATGAAAACTGGGAAGTTGAATCTGCATCCTGAAAAATGGCCATTCTCCGGCCATTTTTTTATGTCCTCCTTTACCCTGCCCTCCTCTAATTCAATAAGAAGCCAACCTTTATTAGACATTTGTTCTATTTAAAGAACATTATTTTTAAAAAATTGAATTATTAAGTAAATTAAAGGAAAAAGAAGAAAATAACAGATAAATTGTTCTTTATAACGAAAATACCTCATTTTTGAGACTTTCCTCATCTTCCACTTCGATATATACTCAACTCGTACCATTCTTAATAAAGAACAAACGAAAGATCAAAAAGAACATCCGTGTGCAGGAAAGGGGTGTGTTCCTCTGGAGAAAAGGTCGGACAAAATTAAAAGAGAGCGAAAAAAGCGACGTAGAAAAAAATTTAAAATTGGCAAATCATTAACCTCTGGATTAGCTGCTTCATCTTTATTAATTACTGGATTGTCCCATGTAACCGGCAGTACTTATGGTGCGTTTAATGATATCGAATCTGTAAACGGCCATATCAAAATGTGTGAAGTTTTTCCTAGCGCGATTGAAGGAAAGTTTGAAGAGCTTATCCGTCATCTCGACCAACTAACAGAAATCGTCAACTCTATCACTCCTTATGAAAAGAAAAAATATAACTTTCAGGATTTTAACAAGCCGGAGCACTATTCTCAAGATCAATTAGACAAGCTCGCAGGCGAGATTGATATTCAAACCAAAACCTATCACAAAGAGATTACAACGATGCATCACAAACATGACTACTACTTAGAGAAAAAGAAAAAAATTCTCGAAGAACTCGACAAAATTTGTGAGATTTTAAATCAATTGAAGCAATACAAAAACTATGATTCAAAATGTACAGCAATTAATAAATCCGCTATAACGTACGAACTGAATAAGAAACTAAATGAATGCGGTATTCTAACCCTTACCTTTCGATATGCTGTTATCCATCTTTTAAATGAGTTCCCTTCAAAAAATGGAAAGCATATCAAAGGCTTTGCAGCTAAATCAGCAGTACCCTCTTCTCAAGATTTCAATATCGATCAAGCAGTGGATGATTATTTTGACGAATTCCTCACAAATTTGAAAACCGATGAGGAACAAGTAAATACAGAGCTTACGAAGCTTGAGCAATTGAAAACAGAGGTTGAAAAAGTATCTAAACAAAAACAAGCAGAAGCTGAAAAACAAAAGGCTGAGGAAGAACTTAAAAAGCAACAAGCGGAAGAAAAAGCTAAAGCCGAACAGCAAAAAGCAGATCAAGAGAAAAATAATGATTCAACTAATAGTAATAAGGATCAGTCCGAGAAAAAACAACAACCAAAAAAGGAAAGTCAGCCAGTTAAAGACAAAGAACCCGCTCCGGAGAAGCCAAAGGATTCCCCTGCACCACCGAAAGAAAAAGAACCCAGTGCAGAACCACAGCCAGAGCCACCTGAGCAGACTGAAAAACAGCAGCCATTGGAAAAGTCAAAAACAGAGCCAAGCAAGCAGTCTGACCATCAAACGAAGGAACCCGACCCTGCAGCTTCGAGCGATTCTACTACCTAAGGAGGTATTTACCTAATGAGTGGCAAGAAAATACTGAGTGTGCTCAGTACCCTTTTAAATATTCTGTTGTTTGCCGTGTTAGTAAGTATGATCTTTTTAGTTATCTCGGCAAAAGCTTCGGGAGGAGAACCCAATATCTTTGGATACCAAATAAAAACGGTTCTCTCAGGATCTATGGAGCCTACATTTAAAACTGGGTCCGTCATAGCTGTCAATCCCGACATTGATAATAAAACCTTTCAAAAAGGAGACATTGTAACCTTCATGAAAGATAAGGATACACTTGTCACCCATAGAATTATCGACGTCCAGAAGACTGGAAACAACGTAATCTACCACACTAAAGGGGACAACAATGATGGTCCAGATATGGATCCTCTCCTTGCTGAAAATGTGGTTGGAGAATATACAGGAATCACCATTCCTTATTTAGGAAAAATGATAACTTTTGCAAATTCACAGCTTGGAGCAGTTTTCCTTCTCATTGTACCAGGAGTCCTTCTCATTCTGTATTCAGCCTTTACGATCTGGAAAACTCTCGGACAATTTGTGGACAATAAAGAGGTTAAGAACCAAACCACTAAACAGGAAGCACAATAGTTTGTTAACCCTTAAGGGGTTCAAAATAAAAAATAGGATTAATGGGAGGTAACAAAATGAGTGTAAAAAAGAAATTGGCAATGGGCGTGATGACAGGTGCACTTGGACTATCTTTAGTTGGTGGAGGAACATATGCGGCTTTTAACGACACAGCGACAATTAATAACCATTTTGCTTCTGGCGAACTTGATTTGGTAGTAGGAAAAAGTGCAAACAAACCGATTAGCTTTGATCTCACAAACATGAAGCCTGGCGACAATGTACAAAGGATCTTTAAGTTAAGTAACGGCGGCACTCTTGCTATTAAAGATGTTCTACTTACCGCTACAGCAAGTAATTTCAGTGATACCGATGGTGATTCTGGTAAAAATGCATTCCTATCCCAATTTGAAGTGAATTTCATGAACACTGATGGAGAAACTTCCCAATGGCAGCCAAGAGAAGATGTAATTATGGATAATGCAACATTAACTTTAGCAGATTTAGTAAATAATAGTGTTTCTTCCAAAATTAAACCAGGACATTTAGTAGATGGAAAAATCAATCTCGCTTCTATCGCTACGGGAGATACTAGAGGTATTCCTGTCGATCCACCTGACACGGATGATGTATTTATTCAAATTACCTTTAAAGATGATCCAACAAAAAATGGTAATAATGAATATGTACAGAACAAGTTTATGAATGCTAGTGTCGACTTCTACTTTAACCTAGAAGCTACTCAATGGGATGGAGTCGATGTAGACTCCCATAACGGAAATGGAGCAGTAAATAATGGTGTCCAAAGCTCATCAGATGGCACAGGAACACCGGATCCTAAAACAGACAGCGCTGGCGGCACACATTCTGAAGAAGTTACAGACTAATTTCAGAATCTCATAGATTGGCAGACAAAAGGTGGGCTTCCCACCTTTTGTCATTCCAAAGTTAAATGAGGTGAATCAATGAAACTCCTTTTTAAAGGCTCTGCTTTTTATTGCTTACTCCTTTGCTTTATATTCATATTTAGGCCTTTCGGCTCTACCTTAGCTTTAGAAAATAACACCGTTGTGGACATCAGCAATCACTCAACGAAATTATTTTTTAATGTAGATAACCTTAAGCCGGGAGACTGGACGACAAGCCAATTAATTATTAAAAACAGCCAACAGAGTACCCGGAAATATACGATGTTCGTAAAACAGAATTCCGGTTCAGAATTACTTTTTAACCAATTACATTTAACGATAAAAGATTCGTCCAGCACCATTTATGATGGAAAGCTCAGCCAGTTTAATGGTTTTGATAACAGAAGTCTTTCCGCATCTGAAACCGAAACACTTGATTTCGAAGTTAAGTTCCCCTATGAATCCGGGAATGAATTCCAAGGTTTAGGGACAGATGTTGTCTTCCAATTTCTCGCTGAAGCAGATCCTGCACCTGGCACAACACCAGATCAGGATACAAACCCAGGCAGTACACCTGTATCCAGCGGTCATGCAGAGACACCGCAAGTACAGCCGGTATTTGCAAGCGGTGGTCTTCTTCCACAGACCGGTCAGGGAGTTCCTTATCTCTACTATATAATTGGAGGATTGCTGCTGGCAGCTGGCGGTTCCCTTTTTATAAAGAGCCGGTTCGTCCAAAAATTATAAAGCAGAGAGCAGAATCCCTTGATGATTCAGCTCTTTGCTTTTTTACAGAGGTGGTAGCTGTATGAAATGGCTGGCTCTATTGATTATGTTAGCGGGGATTGGCATACTCATCTTTCCTAGTGCAGAAAATTATTATGCCTCGTATAAAAAGAACCAGTTGATGGAACAGTTTGAAAACGGAAACTCTCCTCCCCCTCCTGGTTCCATGACAAAAGACAGCTTTCAAGCCTTGCAACAGGTATTAGAGGAAGGGGATTCTTCCATATCCGTCTCTTCGCCTTCAAGCTCTTATGTACTCGGCATTTTAGAAATACCCAGTATTGAGGTAAAACAGCCCATTCTTGAAGGGGCCACCAGCCAAAATCTCAAGTATGGCGTCGGACATCTGACAAACACCGCTTCACTTGGAGAAAAAGGGAATGCCGCTCTTGCCGGGCACCACTCCTATCAATCTGGCAAACTTTTTAACCGTCTAAGTGAGGTAAAAAAAGGCGACGTGCTTACCGTTACTCTGACGCATAAGAAACTAACTTATAAGGTAACAGATACTTTTTTAGTCAAGCCGAATGATAGATCTGTATTATCTCAATCCTATACAAAACCGGTGATTACATTGATTACTTGTAATACAGCTGAGCATCCTACGCACCGCTTGATCGTCAGGGCGGCATTAATTCCATCGAAAAATGGATAACTTTAGAGAATGCACTTCCTTTGTGTATTCTCTTTTTACGTTTATATTCTTACATAAAAGTCGAAATAATAAGTAAAGAGAGATGATAAAGCCAGGAGTGATTGTGAATGGAAAAAGTGTTGGTAGCTGGAGCAACTGGTTATCTCGGGCGCTATGTGGTCAAAGCTTTAAAAGAACAAGGCTATTACGTCCGTGTTCTCGTCCGCAGCCCTGAAAAAATGAAGCAGCAAGGAGAGCATCTTGAACCTGCGATTGACCAGGACGCAGATGAAGTTTTTAAAGCGGATATTACGGATGCAGCTGCTCTTAA
This Halobacillus salinarum DNA region includes the following protein-coding sequences:
- a CDS encoding carbonic anhydrase; its protein translation is MSEGKFVTAINCMDGRVQQPVFNWMKERFSAPYVDMITEAGPNKVLLEGSDEEVNAIKSKVMISYEAHGSEVIAIIGHHDCAGNPVDKEEKVAQIQKAVDKIKSWDLNVEVLGLYVNENWEVESAS
- a CDS encoding serine hydrolase domain-containing protein codes for the protein MNDVDIEKKMREFQVPGLSFSTVRNAMIQETVVKGVLEAGTDRNVNESSLFNACSMSKWTAAMLVLKLVGEGTLSLDEEVNYYLQGDDHEDYSPITLRSLLSHQAGFIDPPKSFGEYESRYGRPAIDDLLAGKTVYCQEQIYPKVSPGEKFIYTDAGFCFLQYMIEKITGESFETVVEQKIFTPLQMNHSQITSSPEQCTDKMACGHDSSGKRLEEKFSIYPYPAAAGLWSSSDDLAKLLVEVMKAVSGKGKLGIPQESAKEMVTSQGCSEWTGLGVFIDPSGDLLEISSLGWGAGYQSLMAAYPFAGRGAIVMTNADLGVHQLEGLIGEILPHIL
- a CDS encoding LPXTG cell wall anchor domain-containing protein encodes the protein MDISNHSTKLFFNVDNLKPGDWTTSQLIIKNSQQSTRKYTMFVKQNSGSELLFNQLHLTIKDSSSTIYDGKLSQFNGFDNRSLSASETETLDFEVKFPYESGNEFQGLGTDVVFQFLAEADPAPGTTPDQDTNPGSTPVSSGHAETPQVQPVFASGGLLPQTGQGVPYLYYIIGGLLLAAGGSLFIKSRFVQKL
- a CDS encoding GNAT family N-acetyltransferase; translated protein: MNPILLDFPHEFETERLHIRMPRPGDGKIVYHAIQASIKELRPWLPFAQKDQTEEETEINIRESHIRFLKREDLRLLVFHKETGDLVCSTGLHRMDWNVRKFEIGYWANTLWSGKGYVTEAVDGVTKFAFNELAARRVEVRCDAKNVRSKAVPERLGFELEGIFKNEDLSVDGEEVRDTCVYAKINGKQEG
- a CDS encoding class D sortase → MKWLALLIMLAGIGILIFPSAENYYASYKKNQLMEQFENGNSPPPPGSMTKDSFQALQQVLEEGDSSISVSSPSSSYVLGILEIPSIEVKQPILEGATSQNLKYGVGHLTNTASLGEKGNAALAGHHSYQSGKLFNRLSEVKKGDVLTVTLTHKKLTYKVTDTFLVKPNDRSVLSQSYTKPVITLITCNTAEHPTHRLIVRAALIPSKNG
- a CDS encoding TasA family protein, encoding MSVKKKLAMGVMTGALGLSLVGGGTYAAFNDTATINNHFASGELDLVVGKSANKPISFDLTNMKPGDNVQRIFKLSNGGTLAIKDVLLTATASNFSDTDGDSGKNAFLSQFEVNFMNTDGETSQWQPREDVIMDNATLTLADLVNNSVSSKIKPGHLVDGKINLASIATGDTRGIPVDPPDTDDVFIQITFKDDPTKNGNNEYVQNKFMNASVDFYFNLEATQWDGVDVDSHNGNGAVNNGVQSSSDGTGTPDPKTDSAGGTHSEEVTD
- the sipW gene encoding signal peptidase I SipW, which encodes MSGKKILSVLSTLLNILLFAVLVSMIFLVISAKASGGEPNIFGYQIKTVLSGSMEPTFKTGSVIAVNPDIDNKTFQKGDIVTFMKDKDTLVTHRIIDVQKTGNNVIYHTKGDNNDGPDMDPLLAENVVGEYTGITIPYLGKMITFANSQLGAVFLLIVPGVLLILYSAFTIWKTLGQFVDNKEVKNQTTKQEAQ